A window of Ornithodoros turicata isolate Travis unplaced genomic scaffold, ASM3712646v1 ctg00000917.1, whole genome shotgun sequence genomic DNA:
TGTAAGTTATGACTGCAAGGAACATTTTTGTCTAAAAATCAGTGTAAAGGAGAATGCACATCTATAACCATTTACTCTCTGTATGTTAAGGACCTACCAAGCGGGTACCACAAAACATAGGGTGAACATAACCTAACAGTACACGCATAAAAGTTACATTAGACCCGAACACTACATGCTATCACATATTTATCATACGATCTGACTAACCAAATCACTAAGGTCAGAGGCACAAAACTAGGTTATGCATGGACATAAAGAGGCACACAGAACCAAGGATGGACATAAACCGAGGGGGGAACGAATGAAACATACATCTAAATTCCAGGAAGCAAAAAAGGAGTAGATTATGGACTGCAGAAGATGTCAGAAGTGACTTGTTTAAAACGAACACTGTCAATGACAAGTGCAACTCGtgaggaaggtcattccaatgTCTTGATGCGCGAGGGATGAAGGATTCAAAAGAGTAGTGGGATTGACTTTGAAAGCGTGATCCACGTGCTAGGATAAGCAGGAAGGAGGTTGCGGCATAGAGGGCCATAAAATGCTATTGCAAAAAATCTTATGGAGGAGGTTTAAACCTGACAAATTGCAGCATTGTGCCAGTATGGGAAAAGCCACCCCGCGCTTCACTTCCGTTGTGCTGCTATCGGAACGACAGTCATTAACAATAAATCGAGCTGCACGGTTCTGGACGCTTTCTATTGTATTTGTGAGATAAGCCTCGTGCAGGGTACACTGTTCAACCGTATCTCTTGCGTAAGTAATGTCCCATTCAAAAGTACAGCACACTTTCCGTTTTGTTGCCTCTCATCAGCTTCCTCTGATCGAGCAAGCTTTCTAGGCATCACCCCGATGCCACCTCTCGCATACTAATGTGCTGACAACCCTGATGGGGATCAGAGATTGATTCTGTCCTTGCCTCAGGCAGAGGGTGAATAAAGAAAGAGAAAATGTGCCAAGCTAAAGTGGGAGAAAATAAAGAGGTGATCGTATCGGATAAAACGAAGGGTATTGAGGGAGGAACGGCAAGGCGTGTCCTGTGGAAACCTTGATCTCTATTGTTGCAATTGGAACACTACACTAAGGGAAAGTAAATGTTGGCTATACGTTATGGGCCTGATAGCTTGCATGCGTTTCACTTTATTAGCTTGAAGACTTGCCAGTGTAAATATGGGCTCCACTAATGTGTGCTGTGATTTATACACTCCATGGAGCTCACTTTTTCTGGTGAAGTTCTTCAGATTACATGGGTGTATATGGTGGAATGATCTGGCAGCACCCCTCCATTGGGACTTCCAAAAGTCCCATACGGGTGTTACATGGGAGGAGTGGGTTACAGGAAGTGTGGGAAAAAAATAATGCATAGAAAAAAAGGCAataaaacagcaacaacaaatggaAGCAAcaacgctatgcaagtaggttaCATAAGGTATCATAAATTACGCAAGATTTATACACTGGAAATAGAATTATGAAATTGAGGCGGGTCAGTTATGGTAACGATGTGGGGCTGGAGGTTATTCCATTCAATGGCAGTCTTGGGGTGGAAAAGGGAATTTAAAAATGATTGAGTGTTACATCTTAAGCAGGAGACTTTGAGCTCGTGGTTGATGCGAGGTGAGGAAGATGAGACTTTAGAAGGGATCTGATATGCCCCGCATTTTTACAATATTCATTATGTCATTATGAGATTCTTGTACATATAACATTGTGGTAGTATTGGCTCCATTGTTAACTGGTTGGTTCACGATGTAGAACAGGAAGACAGACAACACCTCAGATCTTAATGAATAATTGTTGTTACACCAACTATGCTACTTAGACAAGCGGGTTAGTATGGGAAATTGATTGCGTACCCAGTGCTAGTGAGATGGTTAGGGTGAATTGTACTTTTTCTTCtaaaaataagtaaaaataCAAAGGGCAAACAGTAAACTCTATATGAAGGCTAAATTCAAATCTAAAAATGGGGTATTGTCGTTTATGCAGCATGGAATATATATATTCCTGCTCTTGTGTTATCCAGGATGTCGAGATACATTTAGTAACAGATGAAAAAGGCATTCTTACTGTATGACTGGTTTATAATTATAAATTTTTGTTGTTTAGTTTTGAGCACTTACACTGTGGCGACATTGCTTACTTTAAGCTatagaagaaggaaaaagaaagaaaaaagagcgaaaggaaaaaaaaggaatgaagaaaaaaagggaagagaaagaaaaaaacagaagaatCCGTACTGATTGTCATACTATACAACAGGGCCTCACAAAGCCAAGCCCCCTCAAAATATTCTGGAAACTGTTGTTTTTGGTTCACGAAAGCACTCTTGTGCAGCAAAATGTGCCTGCAGTAATAGCAATTAACTATGCTTCATTGCTCAGCCATAAAGGCTTGTACATATTTGTATGTGCATGAGAAAGAAACAGTCATGTCAGTTTTTATGCAGATTTTGATTTGTTTTCTAATGTGCCATTGAGGGCTTGTGGACCCACCGATACACATGTTCCAGAGTTGTACTAGGGGCCGCATAATAGCTGTGCAAATCCACGTTTCTTTGGTGCACCTGTAGTCAAAGGCCAATGCCTTTATACACGTTCCCAGCCACTTTAGAACCGACGCAGGTGCTGCTGCTCCCCTCCGTGAGAGATCAGATTTTTCATGATTGAGCGTGCTCTGATAGAACTGGTAGAGCAGGGTGGGGACAGGATGGGCTTCCGAGAAATTGGGGGGTGTGCCATTCCTCCATCTAGCTTCCTCCTCTCCTCCAgcctgctctctctctctctcatattTCATTTCTTTCACGTAGGAGTACAAGGTAAGAAGAAAGTGAATAGCAGGGCAGTTTCGTCCAGTTTGTTTTGTGGAAACCGTAGAGGATGTTCTTACACGCATAGTCTGGTGGTGTGGAGCTATGGGGCTCATTTTCAAGTCTGATGCACATTTAAGCCGTATAAGAGCAACGGGCCACATCACTTCATTTTACGTGCTTAGTTCAACAAGGTGCTATATTTTGTATTCCAGTTCTGACCTTGTGCAAATTAAAGGCTTTCAATGTTCCAAGGCCACGCCGAGATCTTTTCAATATTTTTGGTCTTTATACTGCAAAGCACTTAATGTTTGGGAGCCTCAAACTCTTGCGAATTTGGCTAATTGAAAAATTTGACAATTTTAAGGGTGCACAAAAATTTTGCCCAAAAATTTACGGTTAAAAAGCTGTGCTGGATTTTGTCGTACAGCTGTGTCACTATCTCGTACGTGAACTGCTTTGCAGCAGAAGCACGTGTGGTGCCAGTTTTGTCAAAATGTGGCACAGACAATCTTGGGCTCATCATGAAGTAAGCCACAAATTTTTGCATCTAGAATTTGCAAAAAATTTGGGGCCACAAAATTAGTTTTACGGTGTCACTGAAACAGCATAGTTCACTGTGATTGATTTTCACAAGCATGCATGCCTATGAAATCTTGCTGACAGTCACAAATCAACCAATGGGGATACACTTCAGCACTTAACCTTATTAATGCATATCCTTTTGTTTGTAACTCTCTAGTTGAATCCATTCCATGCTCACTTGAGTGATCCATTCCAGGTTGACCACAGTGCAACTAGCAGTCATGGAGTGCAGCCTTCCGGCCTCCTACTGTTCACCGACAAGGCCACCTGTGGCTCCACCTGCAGGGAGTGACCTGTGTGGGCCTCCAAAGGGGCTGCACGTCAACTTTGACACTGACAAGGATGACCCACAGGACAGGCGCAAGAAGTACCTGACGGCAAAGTATGGCCCACACCAAATGAGTCTCATCAAGAAACGTCTGCGTGTTGAGATGTGGATGTACGAACAGCTGCAAGTCCTATACAGAAGTTCGGTGAGTTTGCATCGAAGTAAAGTTAACATAAAAGTAGTGTCACGCTTTGCTGCATCCTCTCTTTAAACAAAAACGTTCTAAAGTATCTGAGCGAAACATTTCAAATCAATAGTGGATTCGAGGTTACTTTGAATTTCATGTTTTTCCCACAAGACTGTGAAGGCTAGGCTACTACAGAGTAAGCAAAGTGCAAGAGCTGTGGGCATTGCAGACctcgagaaaagaaagaaaaaaaaagattgtgTTTTACTCACAAATAGGAGTGAGAGGAATACTTGCTTGTTCTGAAGACTGTGATTGGGCTGGTACAGCttccgtcaaccttaataataacactggaaaaaaaattctgcctcatttctgaatgcgataacagccaccctggaAGCACTGGgtgaatgttaagtgaacaacatccttgcgttaaactaacagaataattttgttcaattaagatttcttgatggccccaagggttgctgtaatcgcaatcgggaacgagaccatattttttttttttttttttcagttttattATTAAGGGTGACGTGAGCTGTACATCCAGTAGGTATTCCATGGTGTATTAAATGTGGCATACTGAGGCATAGCAGAAGTGTCTGCCCTGGTGAAAGCAGTATAGGGTGACACTTTCTAGCTTGATGTGTATCAAACATCGATCCACAAGAGGGATCTGACAAAGGGATCTgacaaaaaaaacgacaaaaatCGCTAATAAGGTCATAATTGAGAAATTGTTTGTTACGTGATTTTTTAAAGTAAAATTCACTTATGTCTGTTATATTTAGGGCCCAGATCTGTAGGCaattgcctataaatgcctatacACGCCTAATTGCGACATTTTTGGGGTTACCTGCCCTTCTATCGACTCTATTGAATTGTAGCCTCTTTAACATTTTTTTGCGCCATAACAGCACTTTTTTAGAGATTtgaaggagcattaaagtggtatctaacatggcaaaaaactgctgtcatcttgtaaagcagtaagtgaaaagcattcccccaaaatatttttgtccaaagttgttaAACTGCGGCGCAgttaatttgcaaaatcgcccacccactctctcaaatcacccacgctaagtttgacgtttgtggtagagagccccctcattcattggtaggaaaaaccgtctgctatgAACATCGTAAGcggtttcttgttgacttccaTCCTTTATGCGacttatatcacgttttctaagaaaaaacagcatatatgcagcctgacacAATAAGGTTGCattcacaagagtaatatatccgtggcttttgcgcaatctcagaattcactgtagcagaaagcaagcgatgacgGCTGTATTGTGGCActacctgttagccactgaaccaactgtgcggtgaaaacggtcagagaggttgcacactgtcgggaagcactggggtttcgctgtacaagacgcagttaatttcgggctgcaacactcgttcctctcgtggtgtctgcggtcccaaaaaattgtggttgtgtcgttgacagccttcaaaccctccgtttcggacatcacgcagccggagaacgtGTGgcgttgctcacctcgatcatgtgatcgcaggtccaatgaggagcgtccctaccactcGCGTTACATAGTGACGCGtgtggcggcgctcatcacgtgtctattgtgaaggcgaaggagggtgtttcgtgCACGGGAGGTTCAGgcagctattgcaggcgtcccaatttcactatagttgcactaattgtgggaaaactgttttcggccgcctaacattccataccgaccagaaacagaaacaaagttgtgtacctctagactgctcctttaagtgcGAGTGTGCCTTAGGCTCGTGTTGTTGTGCTGCATTTTTGCTTTTCGGGTCCGGGTATTTGAggccttttgttccttttttgcgtTTGGTTTCCTTCAGTACATTCGTTTTCTGGAAGGGGTTCATGTATATTTGATCAAAAGATTTGGCCTCTCTGGGCTTTCCAAGATCTTTGAGAGCGGAGAACTAAAAGTATTATTCCATATAGTGTGGTTGCAGGCTGCTTCCGCATTCGTGTACCAGACGTCAAAGCTCGTATGGTACCGTAACCTATAGACAAGCTAGCTTTCTTTGATGGAGCCATTCTGAAACACACCAACAAAGCCAAAGAGCGCACCAGATTAATGTgcattttattgcctatttttgagggcctaaatgcctgcctatCTCCATCGTTTTTAGTTGctaaatttccgggccctaGTTATATTGTATTAGAATTTATGCATTGTAAATTGTATGCTGCGCACAGCTATGCCATGTACGTGCATTACATCTGCTATAAGTGCTTCCTGTACACCATAGAAGTGATAGGAGTGCAGTGTCGCACCCCTTTGCTTTGACAGAGACAACAGTGTAGTTACATAAATGAAACAATAGAACAACTAACCCTGAAATATTAGCCAAGCGTGAGAGGGGAACAAGGTGGACAAAGTGTGGCAAGAAGCCTTTGTTGGCGGACACAGGCGTTCCAAGTGATGCATGGCCGACCACAAGATGAGGAAGGAAGCGGTGGGAGTATTTGTAAGGCACAGGCGACAGTGTTGCTGAACTCTGTCATGGGAATGTGAGGTCAACAGTTTGAGGACTTGAATTGTTTAGGAGCAATGGcctcgcttctttttttttttttttttttgtgcaaacAAAGGGAGCCTGGGTTAATTTTGCAAAATTACTGTAGAATCATTTTATCCCCATTGCTATGCTGGCAACAAAACAAATTTGATTGTTTGATAAATTCAATAAACAATGCATGTTTAACCTATTAAATAAATGCAAAACGTATGAAGAGCAATGTCAAGTTGTTGACGAAAGCAAtccacaataaaaaaaaaaaaaacaagaccgTTTAAAGCATCTATTTAATATACGAAAAACTAGACTTTTGTGCGGTAggttgcacttcttcaggtcttcTTCCAAACAACAAGATAATATATTAAACATGTCACATGGCAGAGAGAGAAAACAGGAATGGAAACTGGTTgcagaagtgcagcctactgcatgAAAGCCTCGTTTTTTGTGTAGTAAATAGACGGtctcaaacttttttttttctattcaataaatttaaaataaaatacataCTACTAATATACATAAATACATACTAATCACTAAAATACATACTAATCAAATAAGAATGTATTCAATTGCTAAGGTATAGTACAAATTTCTGTTGTGGTCTTGCTGCACGGGAAGTGGGTGTAGAATATACTTGTAGCTGTGACATTGTCAGACCAACTCGGGAATATATGTGCACACAGAAAGTGATAGGAATGCTGCACCAGGCTGTGCAGCCTTATAATGCCTGCTCAATACTGTGCTAACTAGTTCCTTTCATGCAAGCAACTTTAGATTTGCATCTAGTAATTTGCGGAAGATATGTGCAGCAGCGACGCATCCAATGACAGCATCCTGTGCCTCGTTCCGTTCATACTGGGGCCCTACAGTTTCCCTATGAACAAGTCGCATTTTCAGCATGAGAAGCACTAGAACAAGAACACTGCGAAACTGAGCAGTTGAATATAAATTTGCACAAGTGGGCTGTAGCTCAAGAATATAAAATTGCTATATACTCATTGTTAGATTCCAGACTTGGCATCTTGATGCATGTTGTTTGCTTTTGAGCATCGGTTGAGAGTAAATTATTTCTAAACCCAGGACAAAAATATTCGACAATGGATAAAGAGTGTCTTACTTCCATCTGGGCTGTTAAACATTTTGTCGTTATCTGTACGTTATCTGTTCAAGCTTATCGCAAGTACTCTTTTAGCAGTCATGCGTAAGACACTTAGTAACAAAATTATAGCTAGTTTGTGAAAGTAGTAACTGAACCACAAATTCActttatttttcaaaatttaGCTAGTTGCTCTACAGTTAGGAAGTTAGATAAGTTGGTTATCTCTTGGGGCGGGGGCAACAAAATTGGAGCTAAAAGTTAACGTTAGTAAGCTTTCACGGCTTCAGTTCAAGCAGATCCCTTTCCACGTAATACTCCTTTCCCTTTCTTGGTGTATGTTCTAAGAACAACAAGGCAATGTTTGGAAACTGGTGCATGAAAGAATGTGATGCTACATATCTGCATAACTTAAAGGAGCACCTGcaaatttgtttttgtttttcgctcaGGCATgatctgcaacgaataaaatgagctcccgcAAAAGGACGACGACtccaggtgacctacagagtgtgtgtgtgcgcgagGCCTCTGTTGCccacacctttaaaaaaaaatcctccaCTCGTGAAAAGAGAGTAATGGAGAACGAGGGAATGTCATGACGTAATGTGGTCCCCGGGCACGTGACCCATATCGTagagcggcacagctcaagcaagTATAAGCGGCatgtgagctgagaagaaataaacaaagtaaaaaaagacACTGGGTCTTCCCTACGTCATGCGAGAATCGTGGTGGCCATCCGCTACTGCTTTCTCAGACTGTTTTcctaaatttgattgcgcagtgacaatgtACCACAcggcaaaaatattttgcagtgtgGTTCCTTGTGGGCAGCTTGGTGAAAGCAACAGGGTTTCGTGCCATattaaatgtcacctcactgCTCCTTTAGTTGAAGTTACACTTTACAGAAAGTTTAAAGGGGCattaaaatgcaaaaacgagTTTACTGTAAAAGTAGAAATTTTTGCGAGaacttaatttttgcgaatttcgcgatcggacttttttttttttttgcaaaattaaggttccgcgaaataTAGGTAGCGGGGATGAAAAAGTATGGGCACTGGAATTTGCGACGATATGACCTCCGCAAAGACAAATCCACTTACTTGATGACCTTTATTCTTACACCTTGTTCTTGTCAAACATTTCTATAATTGAAACGCCTCTTCAACATCAGTAGTTTATTCGCACAGTGTATCACTTGGCATTGCAGATACCTGCTTTCACAAAACCAGCACTTGTGTCATTGTTACGGGATTTGAGTTCACGGTAAGCGTCTATAAGCCAGCCGGCAGTGTCATGATCCCCTGACCTCCCCGATCCCGTGATTTCTGCTTTCGTCCGCTTCCAACAAATTCGCAAAAttaaggttccgcgaaataTTCCCAAAACACGCTCCCACACGAATTCGCAAATTATTAAGACAGCAAAATTAATCACTTTTACGgtacttcaaattacgttacacactATATTGATTTTGTAcctgttatcataattcaaaactttgattccgttacgaagctgcaatcaaaattatactGGACCCTTTCTTACTTCGGTGCTAAAcagtgaacgacgcttcagctcgtgcatcggtgtttttagtccacgccatggagcagtcccggtgaaaaacaaaGTGCGCGTTGTGAAGCGGACTTGCGTTGCTGTCCAAAGGATATCAGTGGAACACTCgcaagaactgttgtgggctacaattctgTGAATCTGTATTTAAACATgtagcagtgcgcatcatgccgcgcatatacggaacactacgattggacccgttccaaatccacacacccacgataggtatgtgcgcgcttctcctgctgtctcattggatgccaccaatctttgcctcctggggccCCATTcattgccgccaaagacggctctgttttcattacGTTTTTCATCTAAACAGcattgtgtgaactaattttgtttgaatctACTAATTGAAACagtgactttcatttgagagcaagttatttttgcattttagtgcccctttagctACTTCCCACGACAGCTTTGGAGTCTTCAACAAAATTAATGCGTTTGTAGTGTTATTTCATTATGAAGACTTACGCTGGAAGCATGCTGACATTCGTTGTATATGCAACCAGTGAATACTGAAGGTATTATATAAAAAAGCTTACTATAATTTCACCGTGTCTTTGATTTAGTAAGTCATCTTGACAAATGGATGTCACGATGTTGGCACGCTACATATGCACGGAGATTGTCAGCTTGCTCAAGGCCATCATTGTAGTGTGGCTTTGATAGTGCAGGTCCCACAATGTTAACATCCTGAATGCACTTCCTGTCACATTAAAAGCATATACAGGTCGGTGTCTGTAGTCGAACAGGATGCAGCACAATTACGCTCGACTTCTTTACACGTTGAGTACCATTGGTGGTTTGACTGTGTCCTTGAACTGTAGTGATACCTTTCATATGGAAATGATTTGCTTCAATCTCTATGATGGAAGTTGTTCATGCTACTACCCTTTGAGGCAAGGTAAAACCTGACTTTACCTTCATATTGCAATAAATAccactcccccctcccccccccccccttcccattGAACGTTGGGTTGCCAAGTGCTGGTCCAGGCAGTGAATTGGGTGCACCTATTATTAAATTAATACAAATAAGCTGAAcctaaaatagaaaaaaaattgaatagCTATAGGGTCATCAGAATTATAATTAAAGGACATCGAGAAAGATATGTAATTCAATCCACTAAATTAGCTCGAAAAGTGATTTTTGTGAACTTTAATTCACCAAAGCAGGTTGAAGGTACTCGGCTTTAAGCTCGTTTCACCTCAGAGTTCCATCTCAGGTCAGGTCACATCGGAGCATTTGTCTTTGCTTCATTCCCTTAGAGCAACGTCACCTATAGAGTAGAATTTATGTAGATTCATCACACCAGCACTTCTCCTGTTTGATCACTGGTGGGATTAGCGGATGAGAGCGCCGTTTTCTAGGTCAGGAACAACTCTCCTCAAGGGTGCTTGCCAAGCCATGTGGAGCTCTGAATAAATTTGCCTTGTAGAGCTGGCAGTGCGAGAGAATACATTTCTGAGTAAAGACGTACTAACCAGTTATCTTGTAGGCCATTGGCTACACGCAACAGTGCTTTCTATTGCTTTAAAAGGCAGCGCACGCTTTTGCTTGTCTGGGAATGCAACGGTTATGCTTTAGAGCAACTTCGTCTGCTGGTCTCTGTTTTGTTATCTGAGCTGTAGTAGCAACAGCACCGCACCATCCTGTGTGTTTCATTCTGCATAGTTCCTCTGTTCTCTGTAACAGTGAATATAACATCACAAAAGATGTGTAAAGGAGGATTGCAAGCAGGGAttccccacacacacactaataataagaaaaaaaagctgAAAGGTGGTCACACCTCTCCTATGTAATTGGAACACCTTCTGAGATGAAAAACGACCACAAATCCCTTATTGCAATTATTAGTCAGGcggtaaaaacaaaaaaaaatcatttcataccCTGTTACTTAACATTCTCTTTGACTGCTAGGCTGTGATTGAATGACTGGATTTACAATTTGCACTAATGTGAGTTCAGTGATGGGTAAAGTACCCCCAAATTGTACTTATAGCAAAGTACAAAGTATTTGCATCAATGGTACTTGAAGTATACAGTACAGAGTACCATATTGTAAATGTACTTACCCGTCAAGTACATTGCAACGTTTGCATAGTGTCACATGTCACCGTTTGGTGGTGTTTTGATTGGCTAAATGCCATTGCCAACATTTTTTGCCAGAGGTAGTTCTGAAGCCCAGCTACTTGGTCCTTACTCAGTAGGTATGAATTACATCTGATGAGACAATCACCTGTTGCTAGTGGAAAGTATTTTTATTTCCTTATTTATTCATCGGTGCATCTCTTGGTATACTACGAAAAAGAACAGCAATCCATTTGCTTGGTCAAAAATACTGATTCTAGACACTTATTGGATATTTTCCATCTTTTGTCTTTGCATGTCGAGTTGGGTagttgagtacttgatgggcaGGCACCAAAGAAATGTACTTATTGAAGTACTATTagaagtacttcaagtactcccAATCACTGTGTGAATTgaattggaaaaagaaaaatatgggtgCTGTCTACTACAGAGCACTTATAGCTGCATGCTGTGTGCTAATGaagattgaattgaattgaatcctTTGTTTTTGCATTGTTACGATGTGGGGAGCCAGAACAAAAAGCTGGCAGCAGCTTATACACTTATAAAAATGCTACAACTATAATGCTAACTGATGCATCATTCATAGATAGTGAAGCATGTGACATCTACATGATATTGTCATGCAAATACATGAAAATATTACAAAACATGAAGTAACACAGACAAAGCACATGTTACTTCAAACTACTGTGGCAATGAAATagaaaaataatttaaagttAAGGAGGGATATGACTTCAAAGATATCGAGGCAGACAAAGTATTTTGAATCTTAGAGTTATTTTGCTCTTATGTGAAAAGCAGACTTATGTGGGCTGTTTCTCCTGTATGTTTATGGTCTTGCTAGTGTTCCCAATATTCGGGAGCTCATTGGCTACATTATCGACAAATTTCTATTAATTAACTAGCATAAAGGACATACGTGGTACTAATGCATGCTTACAGGGTCTTCTGGCTCATCAGATTCATGTTGGTTGATTTGGTGCAAGAAGTGCACTGCCAAAAATTGCACTGTTTTGGTGCAGCACTTCTGGAAGAGTTCATCTCCTCATCTTAGAAAGGGGTGTTACTGCAACGTgattttacagatttttttttttccacaaagTTGGAGGTGTATATCAATATAACCTACACTACACCTTCATAGCTcacttttctctttcttttggGTACTGTATATTATGCCACCTAAGATGAACCTTGTTTCCACAGGCATACATGTGGGCAGTAATTCCTTTGCATTTCACTTCTTAGGATGACAACCACGATATTGAGATAGACTTGGACGAGCTGCTTGACATGGAAAGTGATCGTCACCGAAGAGAGTTTCTCACTGTAAGTGACAGTTCtgataattatatatatatttttccctttatatattttatttttatttttaatatatttttataATTGATATATTTTATAATTGATATGTTTTATAATtgatatattatatatatatatatatatatatatataaaagtgaaataataagacttggactacagattacaggaacgttaacaaaaactaatttatttaatgggcattttaacacatagattaaaaaaaagtaaaaaaattctttttttaatctatgtgttaaaatgcccattaaataaattagtttttgttaacgttcctgtaatctgtagtccaagtcttattatttcacttttattcaacttcgtagccgtctgatatattaacctattttatatatataaaatagcctatataatataaatatatagCCTATTAGGCTATAATATAGGaaaggaatatatatatataggttatATTATATAGCCTATATAATataacctatatatatatatatatatatatatatatatatatatatatatatataaagagggggaaaagccataaaagaaataagtaaatgacgctagacgtgtttgaaattcaaacttacagattaagatggcttctatggctgcatatagagaaacagatactcatggaacgatgcgacagcaccagaggacacgtgtttcgccgtgtttgcggctcgtcagccctgggtagctgcgcatcgttcgtgattggcaaaccaggggatatatatatatatatatatatatgaataataaggccgaaacagctgtccaatgctggtgtggcgacgtttaggacttataaacatatgttcaacgtgcagccaaagagcctatgctattttttttttcactatatatatatatatatatatatttttttttaaaggagcactgagatGACCCCCAAACGTAAAAAAACATTGTGGCGcattctgcaacgaataaaatgagctccagTGAGAGAACGACGAGTGCAGGTAGCCTACAGAGCGTGCAAAAGACCGCTGCtcgcacacctttaaaaaaatCCTCCACTCATAAAAAGGA
This region includes:
- the LOC135375718 gene encoding protein phosphatase 1 regulatory subunit 14B-like; protein product: MECSLPASYCSPTRPPVAPPAGSDLCGPPKGLHVNFDTDKDDPQDRRKKYLTAKYGPHQMSLIKKRLRVEMWMYEQLQVLYRSSDDNHDIEIDLDELLDMESDRHRREFLTAKLADAKQSSDHVQAFITELLQRAKTL